From the Microbacterium sp. W4I4 genome, one window contains:
- a CDS encoding FAD-dependent oxidoreductase has translation MTHSAHEPWHRSLPEGFADHLALESRLSASLRSATLDRAQAALDAPPSRIVDLGSGVGADAVALAERFPTARVHALDVSDELLARVRSAATTAQVADRVESHRVDLNDDWPATIPPDADLVWAALSLHHLDDPAKALRRAYSVLRPGGVLVLTELAGEPRFAPDDLGSGLTALHDRMRAARAAHGYARADWPDLLAAAGFAQPEQHELELIVDASTGDGAQYLEYRLRAHGEGEVTGDDQAVLEDIIASLRAGTSPISHRSARAVWIAVRPRAEAVSSGRGDISADVAVVGGSFAGLAAAIVLARSRRDVVVIDEGRPRNSRAEGAHNVLGHEGIAPRELLAKGRAEAESYGVRIIAGSVTGLSGAVDDFTVQTGDDGPRIRARRIILATGLVDDLPEIPGVVEAWGKTVLHCPFCHGWEVRDRRIAVLSRAEPGIHQALLFRRLSDQVTLFLHEASELTEEQSETLAALEIPVVRGHVDRLVVDGTDVRAVQTEDGQSFDTDAVVVAPRFLARTDLYESIGGVAEVNPFGTQIPADPRGMTPVPGIWVAGNAGQPMAMVVASSASGVATGAAVHGDLVLADADRAVRDRRSVAA, from the coding sequence ATGACCCACTCCGCACACGAACCATGGCACCGCAGCCTTCCCGAGGGCTTCGCCGATCACCTCGCGCTCGAGTCGCGTCTGAGCGCCTCTCTGCGGAGTGCGACTCTCGATCGCGCGCAGGCCGCTCTCGATGCGCCTCCCTCGCGCATCGTCGACCTCGGATCCGGGGTCGGAGCGGATGCCGTGGCGCTCGCCGAGCGTTTTCCCACGGCCCGCGTTCACGCGCTGGACGTCTCCGACGAGCTGCTCGCACGCGTGCGCAGCGCGGCCACGACGGCGCAGGTCGCGGATCGAGTGGAGTCGCATCGTGTGGATCTGAACGACGACTGGCCCGCGACGATTCCGCCGGATGCCGACCTCGTGTGGGCCGCTCTGTCGCTGCATCACCTCGACGACCCGGCGAAGGCACTGCGCCGCGCGTACTCCGTGCTGCGCCCGGGAGGAGTGCTCGTCCTGACCGAGCTCGCCGGCGAACCGCGATTCGCTCCCGACGATCTCGGCAGCGGACTGACCGCGCTGCACGATCGGATGCGGGCGGCGCGCGCCGCCCACGGGTACGCGCGCGCCGATTGGCCGGACCTGCTCGCGGCCGCGGGCTTCGCGCAGCCGGAGCAGCACGAGCTCGAGCTGATCGTGGACGCATCCACCGGCGACGGCGCGCAGTACCTGGAGTATCGGCTCCGCGCGCATGGCGAGGGCGAGGTCACGGGCGATGACCAGGCCGTCCTGGAGGACATCATCGCGTCGCTCCGCGCCGGTACATCACCGATCTCGCACCGCTCCGCTCGGGCCGTCTGGATCGCGGTCCGGCCGCGGGCCGAGGCCGTCTCCAGCGGGAGAGGAGACATCTCTGCGGATGTGGCGGTCGTGGGAGGCAGCTTCGCCGGACTCGCCGCAGCGATCGTCCTCGCGCGTTCTCGGCGCGATGTGGTGGTGATAGACGAGGGCCGGCCGCGCAACTCGCGCGCCGAGGGCGCCCACAACGTCCTGGGACACGAGGGGATCGCGCCGCGCGAACTGCTGGCGAAGGGACGCGCGGAGGCGGAGTCCTACGGCGTCCGGATCATCGCCGGGAGCGTGACCGGTCTGTCCGGGGCCGTCGACGACTTCACCGTGCAGACGGGCGACGACGGACCGCGCATCCGTGCCCGACGGATCATCCTCGCCACTGGGCTCGTCGATGATCTCCCCGAGATCCCCGGCGTGGTCGAGGCGTGGGGCAAGACCGTGCTGCACTGTCCGTTCTGTCACGGGTGGGAGGTGCGCGATCGGCGCATCGCCGTCCTCAGTCGTGCCGAGCCCGGCATCCACCAGGCGTTGCTGTTCCGCCGGCTCAGCGATCAGGTGACGCTGTTCCTGCACGAGGCGTCCGAGCTGACGGAGGAGCAGTCGGAGACTCTGGCCGCGCTGGAGATCCCGGTGGTGCGGGGGCACGTCGACAGGCTCGTCGTGGACGGCACGGACGTGCGCGCTGTGCAGACCGAGGACGGGCAGAGCTTCGACACGGATGCTGTGGTCGTCGCACCGCGCTTCCTGGCGCGGACCGACCTGTACGAGTCGATCGGCGGAGTCGCCGAGGTGAATCCGTTCGGCACCCAGATCCCCGCGGATCCGCGGGGAATGACGCCGGTGCCGGGGATCTGGGTCGCGGGAAACGCCGGGCAGCCGATGGCCATGGTCGTCGCGTCCAGCGCATCCGGCGTCGCCACCGGTGCCGCGGTGCACGGCGATCTCGTCCTGGCCGACGCCGACCGCGCAGTGCGCGATCGTCGCAGCGTCGCGGCCTGA
- a CDS encoding helix-turn-helix domain-containing protein, with protein MTQEDAESIVRQRIRGLRAARGWTLDTLAARCFLSPSTVSRIETGRQRIALEQLVAIAKALGTSLDQLVEPEGDDDVVIRPEPETMDGATFWLLSRERDRRGVTIGKMRITENRESPSSQVHPGYEWFTVLSGAIRLTLGTRTILVMPGQAVEFSTMTPHRIEAHQGTAEILTIFDHDGEQAHLPGRSQTRESS; from the coding sequence ATGACGCAAGAAGATGCCGAATCGATCGTTCGCCAGCGCATCCGCGGACTGCGTGCCGCACGCGGCTGGACGCTGGACACCCTCGCCGCGCGCTGCTTTCTCTCCCCGTCGACGGTGAGTCGCATCGAGACCGGCCGCCAGAGGATCGCGCTGGAGCAGCTCGTCGCGATCGCGAAGGCGCTGGGCACATCACTGGATCAGCTCGTCGAGCCGGAGGGAGATGACGACGTCGTCATCCGTCCCGAACCGGAGACGATGGACGGCGCGACGTTCTGGTTGCTGTCCCGGGAACGCGATCGACGCGGCGTGACCATCGGCAAGATGCGCATTACCGAGAACCGCGAATCACCATCGTCGCAGGTGCACCCCGGCTACGAGTGGTTCACGGTCCTCAGCGGCGCCATCAGGCTCACCCTCGGCACGAGGACGATCCTGGTGATGCCTGGTCAGGCAGTGGAATTCTCGACCATGACTCCGCACCGGATCGAGGCGCACCAGGGCACGGCCGAGATTCTCACCATCTTCGACCATGACGGCGAGCAGGCTCACCTGCCCGGCCGCTCTCAGACCCGAGAATCCTCCTGA
- a CDS encoding YafY family protein: protein MADTTARALQVLELLQSAQLRTVGELADRLGVDERTIRRDVARLADLGVPVETLRGRYGGYRLALGQRVLPLMFSTEEVIAVFLELAQAQAAASAPGLAAQTALSKITRAMPAADAQRIDVVLAAMTPTSQHGGEAPDPAVMLTLADAVSRTRSVDMRYRSRSGALSRRSIHPYGLVAHAHRWYLVALDVDTREERAFRADRIRTVRVTSESFTPPPRLDVRSRLLELFVDAPYRWQVVLRVRAREDRIREHLPASVARLVKLDDGAVDGAPPWHRAEINAESLEWIPSVIVALGCEVVIDGPDELRVLVEDAAVRMLKAAGARSGRMRAPETVRPVTAPAS from the coding sequence ATGGCCGACACCACCGCGCGGGCCCTGCAGGTGCTCGAGCTGCTGCAGTCCGCGCAGCTGCGCACGGTCGGCGAGCTCGCCGACCGTCTCGGCGTGGATGAGCGCACGATTCGTCGTGATGTGGCGCGGCTGGCCGATCTGGGCGTCCCCGTCGAAACGCTCCGAGGGCGCTACGGCGGCTACCGTCTCGCTCTCGGGCAGCGGGTCCTCCCGCTGATGTTCAGCACCGAGGAGGTCATCGCGGTCTTCCTCGAGCTCGCTCAGGCGCAGGCGGCGGCATCCGCGCCGGGGTTGGCCGCGCAGACGGCTCTGTCGAAGATCACGCGAGCGATGCCGGCGGCGGATGCCCAGCGGATCGACGTCGTGCTCGCCGCGATGACGCCGACCTCGCAGCACGGGGGAGAGGCGCCGGATCCCGCAGTGATGCTGACTCTGGCGGATGCCGTGAGCCGCACCCGAAGCGTCGACATGCGCTACCGGAGTCGCAGCGGAGCGCTCTCGCGGCGGAGCATCCACCCGTACGGTCTTGTCGCGCACGCCCACCGCTGGTATCTCGTCGCGCTCGACGTCGACACCCGGGAGGAGCGGGCGTTCCGTGCGGACAGGATCCGGACGGTGCGCGTCACGTCCGAGTCCTTCACGCCTCCGCCTCGACTTGACGTGCGGAGCCGTCTTCTGGAGCTGTTCGTCGATGCACCGTACCGATGGCAGGTCGTGCTGCGCGTCCGTGCGAGGGAGGATCGCATCCGCGAGCATCTGCCGGCGAGTGTCGCGCGCCTCGTGAAGCTCGACGACGGGGCTGTCGATGGCGCACCGCCCTGGCATCGCGCGGAGATCAACGCCGAGAGCCTCGAATGGATCCCGTCGGTCATCGTTGCGCTGGGCTGCGAGGTCGTGATCGACGGCCCTGACGAGCTCCGAGTCCTGGTCGAGGACGCGGCGGTGAGGATGCTGAAGGCCGCGGGTGCCCGGTCTGGCCGGATGAGAGCGCCTGAGACGGTCAGGCCAGTGACTGCTCCAGCGAGCTGA
- a CDS encoding glyoxalase/bleomycin resistance/extradiol dioxygenase family protein, which translates to MQLAATRIITDDVDALVAFYEAATGLGIQRRHPMFAELRTPSGTLAIASSATVPLLGADVAEAGANRSVMLDFLVDDVDATYTALRDVVEVFVNEPTDMPWGNRSLLVRDPDGNLVNFFTPLGETAR; encoded by the coding sequence ATGCAGCTCGCCGCCACCCGCATCATCACCGACGACGTCGACGCCCTGGTCGCGTTCTACGAGGCCGCCACCGGCCTCGGCATCCAGCGACGGCATCCGATGTTCGCCGAACTGCGCACACCGTCCGGCACCCTGGCCATCGCCAGCTCAGCCACCGTGCCGCTGCTGGGTGCGGATGTCGCCGAGGCGGGCGCGAATCGCAGCGTCATGCTGGACTTCCTCGTCGACGACGTCGACGCGACGTACACCGCGCTGAGGGATGTCGTGGAGGTGTTCGTCAACGAGCCGACCGACATGCCCTGGGGCAACCGTTCGCTTCTCGTCCGCGACCCCGACGGCAACCTCGTCAACTTCTTCACGCCGCTCGGTGAGACCGCACGCTGA
- a CDS encoding pyridoxal 5'-phosphate synthase, producing MTVETRALLRALPTLAGIAPPLDLEAFPDDPVALFLDWLDIARQAGAAEPHAMTLSTVDADGVPDARVLVLKDVDERGWAFASTRSSVKGGQLGDEPHAALTFWWQPVVRSVRIRGRVVEASGDESLADLHARSAAAQDGVEAGDWRLWRVVPDRVEFWQGAPDRRHTRIVFTRRQGGWRCDV from the coding sequence ATGACCGTCGAGACCAGGGCGCTCCTGCGCGCGCTGCCGACGCTGGCCGGTATCGCGCCACCGCTCGATCTCGAGGCTTTCCCGGACGACCCCGTGGCGCTGTTCCTGGACTGGCTCGACATCGCCCGTCAGGCAGGCGCGGCTGAGCCGCACGCCATGACGCTGTCGACCGTGGATGCCGATGGCGTGCCCGATGCACGGGTCCTGGTGCTCAAGGACGTCGATGAGCGCGGCTGGGCGTTCGCCAGCACCCGCTCCAGCGTGAAAGGCGGGCAGCTCGGGGATGAACCGCACGCCGCGCTCACCTTCTGGTGGCAGCCGGTCGTGCGGTCCGTTCGCATCCGCGGACGAGTGGTCGAGGCATCCGGCGACGAGAGTCTGGCAGATCTGCATGCCAGGAGCGCCGCCGCGCAGGACGGGGTCGAGGCCGGCGACTGGAGACTCTGGCGAGTCGTGCCCGACCGGGTCGAGTTCTGGCAGGGAGCCCCGGACCGCCGTCACACGCGGATCGTCTTCACCCGCCGGCAGGGCGGATGGCGATGCGACGTGTGA
- a CDS encoding dihydrofolate reductase family protein, which produces MALTFSLNVTLDGCVDHREGIADDETHAYFTRLMDDSGAMLWGRTTYEMMESYWPLVARGEVDAPPALREWATKLESKPKYVVSTTRTDFPWTNSHHLDGDLRTAVQELKDQAPGGVLLGSGMLATELDRLDLIDEYRFLVHPMIAGHGPTLFQGGLPRTRRLELVSTEPLSNGAVAMHYRKAPSA; this is translated from the coding sequence ATGGCTCTGACCTTCAGCCTCAATGTGACTCTGGACGGATGCGTCGATCACCGCGAGGGCATCGCGGATGACGAGACGCACGCCTACTTCACCCGCCTGATGGATGACAGCGGCGCCATGCTCTGGGGCCGCACCACCTACGAGATGATGGAGAGCTACTGGCCGCTGGTCGCCCGCGGCGAGGTCGATGCACCACCGGCACTGCGCGAATGGGCGACCAAATTGGAGTCCAAGCCGAAGTACGTCGTCTCGACGACCCGCACGGACTTCCCCTGGACCAACAGCCACCACCTCGACGGTGATCTGCGCACCGCCGTGCAGGAGCTCAAGGATCAGGCGCCCGGCGGCGTGCTCCTGGGCAGCGGGATGCTGGCGACAGAACTGGACAGGCTGGACCTGATCGACGAGTACCGCTTCCTCGTGCATCCCATGATCGCCGGGCACGGACCCACCCTGTTCCAAGGCGGACTGCCCCGTACACGCCGCCTCGAACTCGTCTCGACCGAGCCGCTCAGCAACGGCGCGGTCGCGATGCACTACCGGAAGGCGCCGTCGGCATGA
- a CDS encoding alpha/beta hydrolase: MHFTSETHFDEHLVEREFTLGDFSGILWMPPVASSSAPVPLILMGQPGGIGMRRMRPRLAARARSAAGQGFASICIELPGAGDRAPLPGAEQARADLVRALSAGERPSEDVIDRLILPLVEQAVPEWQTTLDEALALPQIGDRVGFSGGVIAIGVRLAATDARIAAAGLFAGSYVPRIIMAEARRVTIPLHVLLQWDDEGNDRSVALELFDAFGSTEKTLQANMGGHTGVPSFAGEDAARFFARHLGSIAD, from the coding sequence ATGCACTTCACTTCTGAAACGCACTTCGATGAGCACCTCGTCGAGCGCGAGTTCACCCTCGGCGACTTCTCCGGCATCCTCTGGATGCCACCGGTCGCATCCTCGTCCGCCCCGGTTCCGCTCATCCTGATGGGCCAGCCCGGCGGGATCGGGATGCGACGGATGCGGCCGCGCCTGGCCGCGCGGGCGCGCAGCGCAGCCGGACAGGGCTTCGCCTCCATCTGCATCGAGCTGCCAGGGGCAGGCGACCGTGCCCCGTTGCCCGGCGCCGAGCAGGCTCGAGCCGATCTGGTCCGCGCGCTCTCGGCCGGTGAGCGTCCGAGCGAGGATGTCATCGACCGACTGATCCTCCCACTCGTCGAGCAGGCCGTGCCCGAGTGGCAGACCACCCTGGACGAAGCGCTCGCACTCCCGCAGATCGGCGATCGCGTCGGGTTCTCCGGCGGAGTGATCGCGATCGGCGTGCGTCTGGCGGCGACCGATGCCCGCATCGCCGCAGCCGGTCTCTTCGCCGGCAGTTACGTGCCGCGCATCATCATGGCGGAGGCCCGACGAGTCACGATCCCGCTGCACGTCCTTCTGCAGTGGGACGACGAGGGAAACGACCGAAGCGTGGCGCTGGAGCTCTTCGACGCCTTCGGATCGACAGAGAAGACCCTTCAGGCGAACATGGGCGGGCACACCGGCGTCCCGTCGTTCGCAGGCGAGGATGCAGCTCGCTTCTTCGCCCGCCATCTCGGCTCGATCGCCGACTGA
- a CDS encoding DMT family transporter: protein MNDLRATATDAREVRALTAARGVGPAAVLGAALLWGTVGPAQVLAASDADPGVLGVARLLIGGVALAALSSRGMVWRQLLRRDVIGWLLLAALATGIYQVAFMHAVDQLGAALGTAIALGVAPVVTGICARWWTRDRMTLGWAAGTAAAIVGCTVLLDPWGAQGVAATGIAVALVSGACYGVYTVAAKRFLSTGVPALPATSFTLILAGILLSPIIVLHPEHLADSDSLLLIGWIGLAGTALAYALFVYGLGRTTAPVAGTLSLAEPLLAALLGVVVLQEQLTRVALVGCALMIVGLVAVTVIDSGRRRR from the coding sequence GTGAATGATCTGCGAGCGACGGCGACCGATGCGCGCGAGGTGCGCGCCCTCACCGCGGCGCGCGGGGTCGGCCCGGCAGCGGTGCTCGGTGCGGCACTGCTGTGGGGCACCGTCGGCCCGGCGCAGGTGCTCGCCGCATCCGACGCCGACCCCGGTGTGCTCGGCGTCGCGCGCCTGCTCATCGGCGGAGTCGCCCTGGCGGCGCTCAGCTCGCGGGGGATGGTGTGGCGGCAGCTGCTTCGCAGGGACGTGATCGGATGGCTCCTGCTGGCGGCGCTGGCCACAGGCATCTACCAGGTGGCCTTCATGCACGCGGTGGATCAGTTGGGGGCGGCGCTCGGCACCGCGATCGCCCTCGGCGTCGCACCGGTGGTGACCGGAATCTGCGCACGATGGTGGACGCGCGACCGGATGACGCTCGGCTGGGCGGCGGGAACGGCGGCCGCGATCGTCGGCTGCACCGTGCTCCTCGATCCTTGGGGTGCCCAGGGCGTGGCGGCGACGGGCATCGCAGTCGCATTGGTGTCGGGCGCCTGTTACGGCGTCTACACGGTTGCGGCGAAGCGATTCCTGTCCACGGGGGTCCCGGCGCTGCCCGCCACGAGCTTCACGCTGATCCTGGCCGGCATCCTGCTCTCGCCGATCATCGTGCTGCATCCCGAGCATCTCGCGGACAGCGATTCGCTGCTGCTGATCGGGTGGATCGGCCTGGCGGGCACCGCGCTCGCGTACGCGCTGTTCGTCTACGGACTGGGGCGGACGACCGCGCCGGTCGCCGGCACTCTCAGCCTCGCGGAGCCGCTGCTGGCGGCGCTGCTGGGTGTCGTGGTGCTGCAGGAGCAGCTCACCCGAGTGGCGCTCGTCGGCTGCGCGCTGATGATCGTCGGGCTCGTAGCCGTCACGGTCATCGATTCCGGTCGTCGGCGCCGCTGA
- a CDS encoding Lrp/AsnC family transcriptional regulator, giving the protein MAHLDELDTAILRELQVDARRTNRDIAAAVGVAPTTSLDRMRSLRERGVITGARLELDLAEIGRPVQALVAVRVRPPTRDRIEGFREWAAALPEVLGVFVTSGSEDFLIHVAVPDNDHLYAFVIDRLTERAEVADVRTSIVYEHIRAATVIPVPSKD; this is encoded by the coding sequence ATGGCACATCTGGACGAACTTGATACGGCGATCCTGCGGGAGTTGCAGGTCGACGCACGGCGCACCAATCGCGACATCGCCGCGGCGGTCGGCGTCGCGCCGACCACGTCGCTGGATCGGATGCGGAGCCTGCGGGAGCGCGGAGTCATCACCGGCGCACGTCTCGAGTTGGATCTCGCGGAGATCGGCCGGCCCGTCCAGGCCCTCGTGGCTGTTCGCGTCCGACCGCCCACGCGCGATCGCATCGAGGGGTTCCGGGAGTGGGCCGCAGCGCTGCCCGAGGTGCTGGGCGTGTTCGTCACCAGCGGCAGCGAGGACTTCCTGATCCACGTCGCCGTACCCGACAACGACCACCTCTACGCCTTCGTCATCGACCGCCTCACCGAACGGGCAGAGGTCGCGGATGTGCGCACCTCGATCGTCTACGAGCACATCCGGGCAGCCACCGTGATCCCGGTGCCGTCGAAGGACTGA
- a CDS encoding HEAT repeat domain-containing protein, producing the protein MSGNNEGESFLLLVGGEHAQGILDGAPPLYWPELWGTRALLYVWHDSAAPAVIRALSNPAWRVREMAARVVAERDLPAASELVAMTADDTPRVRIAAARALAAVGTLDDLDAIRALLKDPLLEVRRGAQQARDALRSRFPGDS; encoded by the coding sequence ATGTCCGGCAACAACGAAGGGGAGTCGTTCCTGCTTCTCGTCGGAGGTGAGCACGCACAGGGCATTCTCGACGGCGCCCCGCCGCTGTACTGGCCCGAGCTCTGGGGAACACGTGCGCTGCTGTACGTCTGGCACGACTCGGCAGCGCCCGCCGTCATCCGCGCATTGAGCAACCCCGCGTGGCGCGTGCGCGAGATGGCGGCTCGTGTGGTCGCCGAGCGCGATCTGCCTGCAGCATCCGAGCTGGTGGCGATGACAGCCGACGACACTCCGCGCGTGCGGATCGCCGCGGCGCGCGCTCTCGCCGCTGTCGGGACGCTGGACGACCTGGACGCGATTCGGGCACTGTTGAAGGATCCGCTCCTGGAAGTGAGGCGCGGCGCTCAACAGGCGCGCGATGCCCTGCGCTCGCGATTTCCCGGGGACTCCTGA
- a CDS encoding tetratricopeptide repeat protein, translated as MTAESEEWEAAVADLWARFDELDRDDGVAAMRALADGCPTADGRAAFELAGMYDSMGFEAEAGAEYERALELGLDEARHAQLAVQYGSTLRNLGRLEEAIAVLRAAPTHESTGSAPRIVLALALHSAGRKDEALRVAIEAQIDALPRYQRSMRAYAAALTETDTA; from the coding sequence ATGACCGCAGAAAGTGAAGAGTGGGAAGCCGCCGTCGCCGATCTCTGGGCACGCTTCGACGAACTCGACAGGGACGACGGCGTGGCGGCGATGAGAGCGCTGGCCGACGGATGCCCGACTGCAGACGGCAGAGCGGCGTTCGAGCTCGCAGGAATGTACGACTCGATGGGCTTCGAAGCCGAAGCCGGCGCGGAGTACGAGCGCGCTCTCGAACTCGGTCTCGACGAGGCTCGGCACGCGCAGCTCGCCGTGCAGTACGGATCCACGCTGCGCAATCTCGGCCGTCTCGAAGAGGCGATCGCCGTCCTGCGGGCAGCACCCACCCATGAGTCCACCGGCTCGGCGCCCCGCATCGTGCTGGCTCTTGCCCTGCACAGCGCGGGACGCAAGGACGAGGCGCTTCGCGTCGCGATCGAGGCGCAGATCGATGCGCTGCCCCGTTATCAGCGTTCGATGCGCGCCTATGCCGCTGCGCTCACCGAGACCGATACTGCGTGA
- a CDS encoding antibiotic biosynthesis monooxygenase, whose product MYVIMSIHTPHPEHRDALVDSMRRFGAAMAGHEGLLSVSTMQDEASDRLVGLAIFESQDAANALLPLARAAVAGDDFGTWEAREIEGLKLIDITDPGRRPLQE is encoded by the coding sequence ATGTACGTGATCATGTCGATCCACACGCCTCATCCGGAGCACAGAGACGCCCTGGTCGATTCGATGCGCCGCTTCGGGGCCGCGATGGCGGGACATGAGGGGCTCCTCAGCGTCAGCACGATGCAGGATGAGGCCAGCGACCGTCTTGTCGGTCTCGCCATCTTCGAGTCACAGGATGCGGCGAACGCGCTGCTGCCGTTGGCCCGGGCCGCGGTGGCCGGAGACGACTTCGGCACGTGGGAGGCTCGCGAGATCGAGGGCTTGAAGCTCATCGACATCACCGATCCCGGTCGTCGACCGCTCCAAGAGTGA
- a CDS encoding SRPBCC domain-containing protein, which produces MNPDLDLVIERMIRAPRATIWKAWTTPELFARWWIPEPYTCRVDSFAPHAGGGFVTMMSENGSAFTPHMDAAFLVVDEAERLVFTNAVDSTLRPASPLPVPVTGEVTLADHADGTLYRIVARHGDPGARARHDELGLAEGWGLVTGQLAGLVEN; this is translated from the coding sequence ATGAACCCTGATCTCGACCTCGTCATCGAGCGGATGATCCGCGCGCCGCGCGCGACGATCTGGAAGGCATGGACGACGCCGGAGCTCTTCGCGAGATGGTGGATCCCTGAGCCGTATACCTGCCGCGTCGATTCGTTCGCACCGCACGCCGGCGGCGGATTCGTCACGATGATGAGCGAGAACGGCTCTGCGTTCACACCTCATATGGATGCAGCGTTCCTCGTCGTCGACGAGGCGGAGCGCCTCGTGTTCACCAATGCGGTCGACAGCACGCTGCGCCCAGCGAGCCCGCTGCCTGTGCCGGTGACCGGCGAGGTCACCCTTGCCGACCACGCGGACGGCACTCTCTATCGAATCGTCGCTCGGCACGGAGACCCGGGAGCTCGTGCCCGTCACGATGAGCTGGGCCTCGCCGAGGGATGGGGCCTCGTCACGGGGCAGCTTGCGGGTCTCGTCGAGAACTGA
- a CDS encoding helix-turn-helix transcriptional regulator: protein MLDDIFAALSDPTRRAVVHRLGSGEVSVSALAADTSMSLPSFLKHVRVLEDSGLVRTSKTGRVRMCALRRDRFALIEDWLLAQRRIWEERTDRLEELVIDLGKENS from the coding sequence GTGCTCGACGACATCTTCGCTGCGCTGTCGGATCCCACTCGTCGCGCCGTCGTACACCGGCTCGGTTCAGGGGAGGTCAGCGTGAGCGCGCTTGCCGCGGACACGTCTATGTCGTTGCCGTCATTCCTGAAGCACGTACGTGTCCTGGAGGACAGCGGACTCGTGCGCACGTCCAAAACGGGTCGGGTGCGTATGTGCGCACTCCGCCGCGATCGATTCGCACTCATCGAGGACTGGCTCCTCGCCCAGCGCCGGATCTGGGAAGAGCGTACGGATCGTCTGGAAGAACTCGTCATCGACCTCGGCAAGGAGAACTCATGA